AACACTGTACGATTGCTATTATTCGAGCTATTTTGTTTCTTTCTATACTCAGCAtttcgtttattattatattgaaagtaTTGTGTTTAAAGATATTAACGAATGTACTACCGGTCAGCACAAGTGCCATCGTAACGCCAATTGCACAAATAACATCGGAGGCTACATGTGTTTTTGCAAGAAGGGATATGACGACACGGCCACTTCGAACACCTACGATTCTATTGGCCGGGACTGTCGAGGTTGTATCGCTAACTTGCTCCAGTAAAGTTGTCTATATTGATATAATGTCGATAAGAAATATGTATCACATGTAAGAAGTCGTGTTATTATTGATGACGTTAAACTGTTGTAGTAcaagtttttttcataataataggGTGATTGTTCATAATAATGATAAGACTCTGAAGACGTTTTTAGCTTTAACATAGCTTTTCCATGGcagtattattaatatttatagatacatgatattttgatacttatttaaaagattattgttttcatgtatgtCTTTCGCTTAGACCACAACGAGTGCAACGATCCTAAAGGCACGAACTGCTTGTACAGTCGAAACCAGACTCAATGGTGCACGAACCTGGATCCCGGCTATTACTGCAGGTGTAATCCGGGATGGAAGGGGGCCACATGTGAAACAAGTATGAAAGGAATTATGTCGTCAGTGCCTGCGAATTATATGCCTCCATCGCAACCCTTATATTTCTAAGACATTATGTTAGAAAGGGGTATTTATTTTGGCAATAATCATATAAGTAATTCActattgataaatgttattgCATGAATCAGTTGTACAAATCACAGCTTATACGTTTTTactattctatatttatttgatattaaatgagtaaataaaaataacgatTAAAGtccatgtttatttatatttaggaAAATAGGCTTATATTAAATGACTTTAATATTCGTATACAAAATTGTATGATGCTTTACTTTACTCTTCGGTCAGATTATCACATTGTAACAATTGTTCACCATTGCGACTACAATTAGATCTTACTCTTGCCTCATGTCAAACCGCATTCTAACTGATGTTTTCTGTTTCATCTGAAGACGTAAATGAGTGCACTGAATGGAAAAAGCCGTGCGGCCACAACGCCACGTGCCGAGACGGTTATGGTAACTATTTCTGTGAATGTGATACGGATCACCAAGGAAACCCATTTCTTGGATGTTTTAgtaagttttcatttaatatatgtaaatgaatCGTTTTAAAAGCCTAGTTTAggccttctataagtgccccaccccacccccaaactgtgtatagtacacaaactctgtttattgatcttaatctacttgccttggtcCCTCTTATCAGTTCTCCGATCAGAGTATCTTGCTGTGCAGTTTTAAAAGTTCAATTATAAAATGGACCcttaatggccctgagccaataaacgaatacacaggaaattggcccctactgtgacagtgcaattagcaggagatgctcAGCatgggattatcatgccaaacattccttaaactttAAGTAAAAGTTGCTAACGAATTTAGATAATCTATCTTCgaataatatttgttcatctCTATTTCCCAATCCCCAACGTTCGCTTTTCGCATTTCTTATGTCTGCAATTAAACTATACATTGCCGCACCTGCAATTGAAATGGAAACTATATGGTTACATGATGCAAAGCATTCTCGTTTACCAGAGTTACGTACCTTTCACCTGAGTGACGTACCACAGATTAGATTTTATCACGATCGAACCTTTGATGAATGAGAATTGATGCAAACATacgtatttattttgattattgtaaaacacataTGTCTTCAAACTCCAGAACCGGTCATGCTGGACTTCGAAAAGACGCCAGTATCATGTGCACATGGTGATAACGAAATTTTGGACCCCATTAATATTCCAGGTGGGCGTTTTCCGTACCTCGGAAACTATTATGACGTATTTCGGGTAAGTACTGTAAACAGTTTATCGGTAATTGTCCGTGATTGGTTCGTAGTGTACAAAGGTACAAACTGTATTAATTGGAAGGACTTCTGTATTTTTAACTGTTTGCATAGAAACAATGGCTCTAATGATGACAATTTAGACTTTATCTAACTTTGtaattcttttattattttaatgtgttaATGTCCAACAATAATGATGTGTTTTTTCTAAAGCCGAATATGAATGGATTCCTTGCCCTAAACTATCCACCATTGTATGAGCGATACGGCGCCGAGAATTCCACATTGTGGGAGAAATACGTGGACAACCACATTGTTATTGCTCCTCTATGGACAAACATTGACACTCGCAACATAACGGGCGCCGGACTGTGCGTTCACGTTCTGTCAAACAAGACTGCAGACGCAAAGGACATGAAGCAAATTGAGGATTTAGTACAGCAATACACTAACCGGTCAGACTTCAGCGTAGATGTTGCCATAGCATTGACCTGGAGGAATGCCACCATACACTCACCCTACATGCCGGGATATGAGCTTTTTAAACAGCAGGTAAACTATTACCTGTTATTTGCCGATAAAGTGCTTCTACATTTTCCTTTTCGGAGATAAACGTTGGAATATATGAGTGGAGGAAGGTTAGAAAGTTCCAGAGATTTCACATCCGTTTTTGTCGCCTGCTTCTAGGCGtctaattttgacaaaagaaatgTGGGGAAAAGCCCCGTTGACAAAATCTCAACGGGGCGCAGATCCAAGGCTATTGCCCACAAGACACAAATCGAAACACGTCCaccaaacacaatattttaaaatggtgaGGTGAGGTAGCCGCCTTGGAGCACAGAGACAAGAGTTCATATGGTGGGGGCTTTGGACGCTGGTCATTTGATTTGTGTTTTGGCTCTTGGTCCATGTGCCATGATCATGTTCTAGGCGCTTGCTTGTCTTTTCCTTTATCGTTTATTGAACCGTTTATATGTTATTGATACTACAAACAAATCTACACATAAACCTATTTACGATTGAATTTAATAcgattgaatttatttttttaatcactTTCAACAACTAGAAGTTAGTAAGGTAAATTAAGTTGGGATCGCTTACGGTTGTGCGTCATCGATTTCATTGAATGTGATTAGAGATGATTGTATTTCTGTAGTTTAATCCACATTTATTATCGTGTTCTTTTCTTCGATTTCTGATGTGTGGTGggctgttgttttgttttgcttggCGTGTTGTTATTGCCAGTGTAATGGTCAGTTCGGTATGCCTGATCGGTCCTGTTTAAGGTCGGTGGTTTTAGAAACCGTCGATGCAGGCAATTATGGTTACGGGCGGTCTGTACACGTACCTGCTCTGTATATGTCGGTGTTTTCAGAACCTGTCAATGCAGGCGATTGTGGTAACTGACGGTCTGTACACATACCTGCTATTCAACTACGATCAAGAGCAGTTCAGCATCAAACCCGACAGATATACGCCAGTGGCCGCCGGATACACATATCCCGGGAACTTTTCTGGCAAGATACTAGCTGACAGGAATACCTTCATGAACCTTAAGAACGGATCGAACGTTTTACCAGGTCTGTCGATCTTTATCTATACATTGTTAAGTAAAACGGTATGTTGTTGATTTCATGAATTATGTTTAAGGttttttggtattatttattataaattacgTGAAATAATGTGAAAACGTCTTTCCGTACGGTAAATTATGCAATACGAAGCGATATAATCATGTTGTTCATTTTCGGAACTGCACAGCACCCAGTTTCTTATCATTCTCTCTTTCTAAATCGTATCAGCGGTCAAAGGTCGTTGGCTGCACAACGTCACGTACATCACTGACGACATGTGGGACGAGGTGAGATGCCAAAAGTTCAATGAGAACCAAACATTGAAAAACTGGACGCGAGAACAGCTTAAAAACTCATATCCTTGTCCCTGTTACGAACAAGATATGAAAAAGGTAACGGAATATGATAGCAGGAAATATACTAATTTTACCTCCTTTGTTTAAAGGGTCCCGAGAATATGTAATGATGACGGATTATTTGGTAAATCATCAGACACATCTTTCGGATGTCATATAATTGCAAATACAGTACCGAACAATATTTAAGGCGGACGAAAAGTCAATGGAGGTGGTAGATTGTTTGATTCTAAAATGGGCCAATGGACCGTTAAATTCCAAAATTGACCAATGGACTGATTGAAATATCTTTCTGTAATGATTCCACTATGCCTATAATTACGATGTCCATTcctcttaaatatgtttattttgtaggACTATACcttcaaaatcaataacagCCTTTGGTCGACCATTGACAAGTATACCCACTGTTACGAGTCGTGGTTCTTCAATCCATACGACATCAAACAGCGTTGCTGCTATCGGTATttataacgtttttttttcgcCATACACAACGAAACAAAGAGCAGCAGTGTTCTATCACTAGCGAGAGTATGCGACGATGAATTCAGACaacatgaaaattattttgagaCGGCTAGATATCAACAAATTAACTTTAACCAGACATATGCTACCCACAgtataattaagaaattattaaatctatatattatttgaacatCAGGTAAACGCTGATTTTCAGAGTTCACACTCAAGTAATTGAAAATATCATACCAAGTTTcagagtgtttattttgttttcgtcGATACGGAGTTTAACCGTGCAGTAACTATTATGCGGGTAAATCAGAACGTTATTTGCTTATACCGCATGCCAGTTATTGAATGTTGCCTTTGACAAAAGACGTCATACACTACCCACGGTATTGCATAATACACCCCCATTACTCGCTTGAGTATTATTCCAATACATGGGATTGTAGGTgcagtaaatattattttattaaccaTGTTATGCTCCAATCCGTTATTACTGGCAATGCAAATCATGTTTCAGATTCGGCGAACTGCGTAAGGAATATCCTTTCGCAATTGGTGCTGAGTACAAGGACG
The DNA window shown above is from Mya arenaria isolate MELC-2E11 chromosome 6, ASM2691426v1 and carries:
- the LOC128236708 gene encoding uncharacterized protein LOC128236708; amino-acid sequence: MCFCKKGYDDTATSNTYDSIGRDCRDHNECNDPKGTNCLYSRNQTQWCTNLDPGYYCRCNPGWKGATCETNVNECTEWKKPCGHNATCRDGYGNYFCECDTDHQGNPFLGCFKPVMLDFEKTPVSCAHGDNEILDPINIPGGRFPYLGNYYDVFRPNMNGFLALNYPPLYERYGAENSTLWEKYVDNHIVIAPLWTNIDTRNITGAGLCVHVLSNKTADAKDMKQIEDLVQQYTNRSDFSVDVAIALTWRNATIHSPYMPGYELFKQQNLSMQAIVVTDGLYTYLLFNYDQEQFSIKPDRYTPVAAGYTYPGNFSGKILADRNTFMNLKNGSNVLPAVKGRWLHNVTYITDDMWDEVRCQKFNENQTLKNWTREQLKNSYPCPCYEQDMKKDYTFKINNSLWSTIDKYTHCYESWFFNPYDIKQRCCYRFGELRKEYPFAIGAEYKDARNAILEDGFRQCCSEANSRRYCHLYYDVNPPDDCSSWSPDDGVVRRSVRKVMTFLGLS